A DNA window from Arachis duranensis cultivar V14167 chromosome 3, aradu.V14167.gnm2.J7QH, whole genome shotgun sequence contains the following coding sequences:
- the LOC127745567 gene encoding uncharacterized protein LOC127745567 produces MSDIPPIEVEVPQLPDEVINEILYLCDALTIVTFSATCRYSRQRITSFDFLNQISKIWKRRGCSLFIHFGFASPIITSVDWIMKIDALTGKTGYLNLPFLLTQHDWFQLIGVEMGVFCIRYSSLGRRSHLVIWNPLIQISRVLDDPLQLSSCEGSFIYAFAHFPNSVHYAILHIFEDEPDSTAYTLSMYTSFTRNWHVRISCPLYVQWLDPSYVVANGVVYWLADREDGDQSYIVSFSLMTLTFEQIYVPPEVMSHYGCLLVRDGCLCLASNNHTFYSYNSVIWQVSDTDEGVNWSQLFTYNGIGTLYVPAIIVDHDVIQVMERHLQLVGAQVIAYSQFFCSI; encoded by the coding sequence ATGAGTGATATACCTCCTATAGAAGTAGAGGTGCCACAACTCCCTGATGAGGTTATAAATGAAATTCTCTATTTATGTGATGCTCTAACCATTGTTACTTTCAGTGCTACTTGCCGTTATTCGAGGCAAAGGATAACTTCATTTGACTTTCTCAATCAAATCTCAAAGATATGGAAAAGGCGTGGCTGCTCACTGTTCATTCACTTTGGGTTTGCATCTCCTATAATCACGTCGGTGGATTGGATCATGAAGATTGATGCCCTTACCGGAAAAACTGGCTACCTGAACTTGCCTTTTCTTTTAACCCAACATGATTGGTTTCAGCTCATTGGAGTTGAGATGGGAGTCTTCTGTATCCGTTACTCCTCCCTTGGAAGAAGAAGCCACTTGGTGATTTGGAATCCACTTATTCAAATTTCTCGGGTACTAGATGATCCTTTGCAACTTAGTTCTTGTGAGGGTTCCTTTATTTATGCCTTTGCACATTTTCCGAATAGTGTTCATTATGcaattttacatatttttgaAGATGAACCCGACAGCACTGCTTACACTTTATCTATGTATACAAGTTTCACTAGGAACTGGCATGTTAGGATTTCATGTCCTTTATATGTGCAATGGTTGGATCCTTCGTATGTTGTAGCCAACGGTGTTGTGTATTGGCTTGCTGACCGTGAAGACGGTGATCAATCATATATTGTATCTTTCTCATTGATGACATTGACTTTTGAACAAATTTATGTCCCTCCTGAAGTTATGTCTCATTATGGTTGCCTTTTGGTTAGAGATGGATGTCTATGTTTGGCATCAAATAATCACACATTCTATTCATACAACTCAGTTATATGGCAGGTAAGTGACACTGATGAAGGTGTTAACTGGTCACAACTATTTACATATAATGGAATAGGTACTTTGTACGTGCCAGCTATTATAGTTGATCATGATGTTATTCAAGTTATGGAGAGGCACCTACAATTGGTTGGGGCTCAAGTCATTGCGTACTCTCAGTTTTTTTGTTCGATATAA
- the LOC107479909 gene encoding replication protein A 70 kDa DNA-binding subunit B isoform X1: MSQNGKLMPNLDQHSTKLLNLTVLQRIHTFVEEILITAAYVSFYEFNIDLSQWSRKAVEINPEKEAWNLKVRVIRLWTVSTFTGQLVPNSMEMILVDESGCKIQATVRKTMIYKFKQLLSEGRVYVMKLFSVVPNQGSYRATRHQFKLIFQFRTTVRDAICDFIPKSALTISPFIELLETKEDSDFLVDVVGLLVSVSEEKEYDKDGKKMKMAVMELAENDHRIRCALFGEHVDELNRFLSSGYAEQPIVVLHLAKVKFFRGRVGLQNVMFGSKLGFNLDIPEVAAFRKSSIPHGVSASQPIGIVGSGKNIGIEEDFMKLTPRCTVKSLDDNNRAGTFVVLAKIAEIVEDGPWWYSACVCGRGVQAEFGIYFCQFCNIHVTNVTPRFRVKVLVEDSTGVSIFVLFDREASYLLNKTCAQLFE, from the exons ATGTCTCAGAACGGGAAGCTCATGCCGAATCTCGACCAGCACAGCACCAAGCTCCTCAACCTCACTGTTCTTCAGCGCATCCACACCTTCGTCGAGGAAATCCTCATCACCGCTGCATACGTTAGCTTCTACGAGTTCAACATCGACCTATCCCAATGG AGCCGCAAGGCCGTCGAG ATTAATCCTGAGAAGGAAGCATGGAACCTCAAAGTTAGGGTGATTAGGCTTTGGACTGTTTCTACTTTCACTGGTCAGCTTGTCCCAAACTCCATGGAAATGATTTTGGTTGATGAATCT GGGTGCAAGATACAAGCTACTGTTCGGAAGACTATGATTTACAAGTTCAAACAACTTCTCTCCGAGGGTCGAGTATATGTAATGAAGCTCTTCTCTGTTGTGCCAAACCAAGGATCTTATAGGGCCACTAGGCATCAATTTAAGTTGATTTTCCAGTTTAGGACCACTGTTAGGGATGCTATCTGCGATTTTATTCCAAAATCTGCTCTTACAATCTCTCCATTCATTGAACTTTTGGAAACCAAAGAGGATTCTGATTTCTTAGTTG ATGTGGTGGGTCTGTTGGTCTCTGTGTCGGAAGAGAAAGAATATGATAAAGAtggaaagaagatgaagatggctGTGATGGAACTTGCTGAAAATGA TCACAGGATTCGGTGTGCCTTATTTGGTGAACATGTTGACGAACTTAATCGATTTCTGTCTTCTGGGTATGCTGAACAGCCAATTGTGGTTTTACATCTTGCCAAAGTTAAGTTTTTTAGAG gtagAGTTGGACTTCAGAATGTTATGTTTGGATCGAAGCTTGGATTTAATCTTGACATCCCAGAGGTGGCAGCTTTTCGGAAAAG TTCTATTCCTCATGGAGTTAGTGCATCCCAACCCATTGGCATTGTTGGATCTGGAAAAAATATCGGAATAGAAGAAGATTTTATGAAGCTCACACCTAGGTGTACTGTGAAGTCGCTTGATGATAACAACCGG GCTGGAACCTTTGTTGTACTAGCGAAGATAGCTGAAATAGTTGAAGATGGTCCTTGGTGGTACTCTGCTTGTGTGTGTGGCAGAGGTGTTCAGGCAGAATTTGGGatatatttttgtcaattttgCAACATCCATGTTACAAATGTGACTCCTag GTTTAGAGTAAAGGTGTTAGTTGAGGATTCCACTGGTGTTTCTATTTTTGTCCTCTTTGATCGTGAGGCAAGTTACCTACTGAATAAGACTTGTGCCCAGCTGTTTGAATAA
- the LOC107479909 gene encoding replication protein A 70 kDa DNA-binding subunit B isoform X2: MSQNGKLMPNLDQHSTKLLNLTVLQRIHTFVEEILITAAYVSFYEFNIDLSQWSRKAVEGCKIQATVRKTMIYKFKQLLSEGRVYVMKLFSVVPNQGSYRATRHQFKLIFQFRTTVRDAICDFIPKSALTISPFIELLETKEDSDFLVDVVGLLVSVSEEKEYDKDGKKMKMAVMELAENDHRIRCALFGEHVDELNRFLSSGYAEQPIVVLHLAKVKFFRGRVGLQNVMFGSKLGFNLDIPEVAAFRKSSIPHGVSASQPIGIVGSGKNIGIEEDFMKLTPRCTVKSLDDNNRAGTFVVLAKIAEIVEDGPWWYSACVCGRGVQAEFGIYFCQFCNIHVTNVTPRFRVKVLVEDSTGVSIFVLFDREASYLLNKTCAQLFE, translated from the exons ATGTCTCAGAACGGGAAGCTCATGCCGAATCTCGACCAGCACAGCACCAAGCTCCTCAACCTCACTGTTCTTCAGCGCATCCACACCTTCGTCGAGGAAATCCTCATCACCGCTGCATACGTTAGCTTCTACGAGTTCAACATCGACCTATCCCAATGG AGCCGCAAGGCCGTCGAG GGGTGCAAGATACAAGCTACTGTTCGGAAGACTATGATTTACAAGTTCAAACAACTTCTCTCCGAGGGTCGAGTATATGTAATGAAGCTCTTCTCTGTTGTGCCAAACCAAGGATCTTATAGGGCCACTAGGCATCAATTTAAGTTGATTTTCCAGTTTAGGACCACTGTTAGGGATGCTATCTGCGATTTTATTCCAAAATCTGCTCTTACAATCTCTCCATTCATTGAACTTTTGGAAACCAAAGAGGATTCTGATTTCTTAGTTG ATGTGGTGGGTCTGTTGGTCTCTGTGTCGGAAGAGAAAGAATATGATAAAGAtggaaagaagatgaagatggctGTGATGGAACTTGCTGAAAATGA TCACAGGATTCGGTGTGCCTTATTTGGTGAACATGTTGACGAACTTAATCGATTTCTGTCTTCTGGGTATGCTGAACAGCCAATTGTGGTTTTACATCTTGCCAAAGTTAAGTTTTTTAGAG gtagAGTTGGACTTCAGAATGTTATGTTTGGATCGAAGCTTGGATTTAATCTTGACATCCCAGAGGTGGCAGCTTTTCGGAAAAG TTCTATTCCTCATGGAGTTAGTGCATCCCAACCCATTGGCATTGTTGGATCTGGAAAAAATATCGGAATAGAAGAAGATTTTATGAAGCTCACACCTAGGTGTACTGTGAAGTCGCTTGATGATAACAACCGG GCTGGAACCTTTGTTGTACTAGCGAAGATAGCTGAAATAGTTGAAGATGGTCCTTGGTGGTACTCTGCTTGTGTGTGTGGCAGAGGTGTTCAGGCAGAATTTGGGatatatttttgtcaattttgCAACATCCATGTTACAAATGTGACTCCTag GTTTAGAGTAAAGGTGTTAGTTGAGGATTCCACTGGTGTTTCTATTTTTGTCCTCTTTGATCGTGAGGCAAGTTACCTACTGAATAAGACTTGTGCCCAGCTGTTTGAATAA
- the LOC110279355 gene encoding uncharacterized protein LOC110279355 has protein sequence MAAMKSFSFPYDGDMVKISVRTCIGFFIDLTNVSSNKICMVPTDSQQCLRNITLWKEYWKITQKFVKHRYKLLFRFDTEVIPISDVEFPEASYSLETVESVVQMGQDSVYLIDVMGFLISVRDYSDVELDDGKKMRLALMNAVSQPAIILLQSVKVKIYEGKIVVQNVIDCTKIMINPDIPEAVCFITRLDPSESYFINSITLGNGFIVADVDDDFVNLSMNRNIKELRENDADGFFNVVAKIKSICNNFDWWYYSCVCGYPLELFRSHFSCSECGRKIKNAVKKYKVLVDVEDATGSARFVLYDRPAALLFRKKFIEVLRDLDAEHSVVYATPYPPFFDDVIGKEVVFKVDQKKVRNRPNIGTFKVVNCSDDHVIVNKFKTDPVSSVSSSIPYFYFGLCLP, from the exons ATGGCGGCGatgaagagcttctctttcCCATATGATGGTGACATGGTGAAGATTTCTGTCAGAACATGCATAGGATTTTTCATTGATTTGACCAACGTTTCCT CAAATAAGATTTGTATGGTGCCAACTGATTCACAACAATGCCTTCGTAACATCACTCTTTGGAAGGAGTATTGGAAAATAACT CAAAAGTTTGTAAAGCATCGATATAAGTTGCTTTTTCGGTTTGACACGGAGGTTATTCCAATTTCTGATGTTGAGTTTCCAGAGGCTTCATATTCATTAGAGACTGTTGAAAGTGTTGTTCAGATGGGACAAGATTCAGTCTACTTGATCG ATGTCATGGGTTTCCTGATAAGTGTTCGTGACTATTCTGATGTTGAACTTGACGAtggaaaaaaa ATGCGGTTGGCTCTTATGAATGCTGTCTCGCAACCGGCAATTATTTTACTCCAATCTGTCAAGGTCAAGATTTATGAAG GAAAGATTGTAGTTCAAAATGTAATAGATTGTACCAAAATTATGATCAATCCTGATATTCCAGAGGCTGTATGTTTTATTACTAG ATTGGATCCTTCGGAGTCATATTTCATTAACTCTATCACGCTTGGTAATGGATTTATTGTTGCTGATGTCGATGATGATTTTGTCAATCTCTCTATGAATAGGAATATTAAGGAATTAAGAGAAAATGATGCG GATGGTTTCTTCAATGTTGTTGCTAAGATTAAAAGTATATGCAACAATTTTGATTGGTGGTACTACTCATGTGTCTGTGGTTATCCTTTGGAGCTTTTTAGAAGTCATTTCAGTTGTTCCGAATGtggaaggaaaataaagaaTGCTGTGAAGAA ATACAAGGTTTTAGTAGATGTTGAGGATGCTACTGGAAGTGCTAGATTTGTTTTGTATGACCGTCCTGCAGCGCTCTTATTCAGGAAAAAGTTCATTGAGGTTCTTCGGGATCTTGATGCTGAGCACTCG gtTGTGTATGCAACCCCTTATCCACCATTCTTTGATGATGTAATTGGAAAGGAAGTTGTGTTTAAAGTAGAccaaaaaaaagttagaaataGACCAAATATTGGGACATTTAAAGTAGTCAACTGTTCTGATGATCATGTGATTGTTAACAAATTTAAGACAGATCCTGTTTCCAGTGTTAGTAGTTCCATTCCATACTTTTACTTTGGACTTTGTTTACCGTAA